A stretch of DNA from Acanthopagrus latus isolate v.2019 chromosome 7, fAcaLat1.1, whole genome shotgun sequence:
ACATAAATTAAACAGACATGCTGCTTAAAAGCATTACACTGAGATTACTCTCCTCTTATAAGTGAATAAAATCAATAGCAATCACGAAGGCCACATTAAACCACTTTACAATGtatgaaatattgattagttTGCAGGCTACTTACGCACAACACATTATACACAGCTTTATAAGCAGTTGTGAGCATTTGTAGCAGCAGAGCTGTGCAGAAGCTAAAAGTTCCATGTGAGCTGTCTGGTCCGTGAACTTACTATTTCTGCTGCGAGGATGAAACCTTTCTGGGTCTTCACGTAAATTTTCAGCTTCTCCAGGCAGTTAGCACCGGAGCCGCCCGCGTTTGTATCAGCCATTCTGCAATAACTTACTTGTTACTACCGACGGTAACGTTATATTGAATATAAGCAGCCCACGAACAGCGTTTGAACGAACAAACTTGTCCTCGGGGAGAGTTTTATGAAGAAGTCCGGGTGTTGACCGTTGCTCCCGCTCAAGCTAGCTACGCGTTTcttcttcgtttttttttttttttttttccgccggTCAGATGAATCAACGTCTCCGCTGAGAAGTCTCGGTAAAAATGTAACCTAGCTGAGCTCAGTCTCGACTACCGCAGCTCAGAGGAAAGTCAACTTCTcactggaggagggagggaggagctgaggagctgACAGTGGGGCGTTGGCTTTCACTTTCCTCAGGGGGAGCCGCAGTTGGTGCTCCGACACCGCTCAGAGGAGCGGGGCTCCTCTCGTGGTGCCTTCACGGGCCCCTCGAAGACTCCGCCGGAGACCTGTTGCAAAAGTAATTCTTCGCTGGTTGATGTTTTAACTGTTAACAGTTTGCACTTTTATTGAAGTAGTTTTGACTTGCACTTAATATCAGCATTAAGAAGGCACATTTCCCCAAGGGAGCTTAAcagagtttcttcttcttcttcttcttcttcttcttcttcttcttcttcttcttcctcctcttatTTCATTAAGCAAATCAATGGTTATGTATCATTTTATTAATAACACTTTGTTGATTCTGGGGTAAATTTACAAGTTAATATATTTAAAGGCTTTTCTGCAAAATTAGtacatttgctttgtttccttAAACTAGCTTCATTTACCATTTTGAAACAAATAGTAATTACACGGAGTAATAGCTGAAGAAAAATCAAACCTTCCCAATAAGCCTTGCTCACTGTGTGATGTTCGGCCTGCCACCAGGCTTGATTATTCCCAGAAGAATGAGAGTGGATGTATGGCATAGAGGAGGTGGGTCTGCCCGTACTCAGTCAAAACAGGAAGATACATTGTTTTCCCCAGAATATCTGCAAGTAACTGTTGAACAACTGGAGTATGGAACAATATAACACCCTACACtgcaaaggaaaggaagggGATTCGAGAATATTTTGATGCTAATGCTATTTTTATGTTCTAtctctatgttttttttaaaagtacagGTTCAAAGGGCCATTGCAGGGCTTTTACTTgtaactgattattttttacagtgtggtgtCACTACATTAAATACTTTGATTACCTAATCCAGGAAACCTCAATTCCTCATATTTGTTCAACTAAGAATTTCCAATAGTTCCTGAAGGCATCATGTCCTAATTGgtgggtcttttttttccactgtgtggATTTACATTCCAGTTGTGGTTGTGATTTGCAGGTTTTTAATATGAGACACAGCTGTGGTAAATAGCTCACATACAGATTGTAAAATCTAGATAGACAGTGAGAAGTTTTtagtagaaacacattttaaaattacgATCTTATTTGCTTAGACAACCTATACAGAAAATAGCAAGCTGATAACAGAGGGTTGTATATTTGTGTGAACAGGCCATGGTGTTCCATTAATTAATAACTTTAACATATAATTATAATTGTACATACATTTATCATACAGGTCCATATAGGACATCTCTATGGAATACCCACTCTATGatattcatttgaatgtatttaacagtaattttgatttgattgtccCTTAAATTTTGGACTACTACAAATCATTTTTGCAGTATTAATATGCTCTGCCTCTCTTATTGTTATTTTTGGTATCTTATCTTGTAATTTTTGCCTGAGGAAACCACCTCACATATAGAGAAGACAGgctgtgctgtttttgtaataGGGCAGCTGTACAGAATGAGACATGTACAGAATTATCACAACGTCAAAATCACAccatattaaaaaataattctttcaaaagtttaaaaaaaaaaaaaaaaggacaaaagaaagaatgtgCAGAGCTGCCTGCTAAATGGGAGATAATGGGAGATATTCTTCCTGCTGCCATCACCTTCATTTCatatttgttcttttattgttgtttttagatACACAATGAAATAGGATTTACGGTATATGTGTCATATGTTATATACTGTGTCtgtatggtgttttttttgttcagtttatctATTTCTTTAACAATTTAAGTCTATAAACTAATGTAATTGttaacacttttttatttttatttttttatttctttcattatGTCTTTCTCATAGTGCTTTGGCAAGATGAAAGCCAATAAAGCCTGTTGAATTGAAGTGATTCCCTTCCTGACCACTAGAGAGTGCAAGTTGGAGTCCTCTGATATTGTAACTGAAAACTCACCACCATcttacaaactgcacctttcAGTGTAGTTCATTGTAGAATAGTAATCTTTACTTTGAACTGAGCAATTTGAAACTTAATTTTAAAAACGACCAAACAAGCAGAAAGACGAACAACTCCtgtgaacagaaaaacacattttaacctTCAACAGAATAATTtcaagtttatttcattttgtttcacatgGATCCCATATAATAAGAATACAGCAGAATTCTGGAGagtcttggattttttttttgtctcagacttatcattatcataaataCTAATATGAATACATCATACACAATAAACACAGCACTATCCAAAGGCGTAGAGAGTACCACAAGACATCATTCACCACTAACAACAGAGtatatttcatttcagcatATTTATAAGAGCtacagtgaaagagagaaagaaacagaggtTCACGGGGAGgactggaggaagagagaaagccAGGTGCGTCTACACCGCCTGAATCAAAGAaccctgatttaaaaaaaaatgagtgaatCCAAGGCTGTGCAATGGATTGATATATACTGAGAGATGTGCAACGATTCATCCTGATGAGGACcgtggaagcaaaaaaaaatcccaaaccAATCGAAGCACCTCTCTTACCATTTGGCAAACACGATCTTGTAGATCCAAACGGAGGATTGGCAGTAggacaggtgtgtttttttgttttttttttttttcaatctggAAAGAAGTCATTATTATTGCAGCACTCACTTTGTGCTTTAAGGAGAATAATAGCAGAGCTGCTGTATGTGCTGTGCAGTAACCACTACGATGGTTCAAACGTACTACGGTATTACTGTGTGGAGTCTAACTTTTCCTGCAGCCTTGAGCCTCAGCCTCTCGAATACGTTTAGGGATGCTTTAGGATATAAGGATGCATGCAGTAAATTCGCTTgccttcagagggagagagagataaagaaggAGTGGAGGATGCAGGAGAAGAATACACGGAGACATATTGTTCAGACGGCCTTGTAGTAACGTGTTTTCTATGGCGTTAACCAAGGTCTTTAAAGTGTAATATACTTTATTCTCATTTACCCTAAAGTTCATGTTAATGTGAATATGTATGACACTGTGATAGAAACACCAGTTAAAAAACTATATGACTCTGTCTTACAACTTTCTGGACCACATAAAAGGCGATCAAAAACAGGACGAGGTTTCATCGacaacatttttgcttgatGCCGTCACATAAacgaataaaacaaacacacgtcGCTAAAACGGTTGCTCACGGCCCcgacttcacaaaaaaaatgttcatactGACAGCACACTATAGCAGTTTCTGAAAACAGCACGGCAAATATGAGACGCTACCATGCTCACTAATTTTTCTTAACCCTATGagattttttgattttatatGTCGGGATCTAAAGTATTCTGTGTGTCGCAAGAGTCAGTCCTTGCTTGACAATGACATCTgatggaaaaatatatataaaaacataaagtttaAACAACTGACCACTATCAACTATCCACTGTTGTTACTAAACAtcactcttttctctgcttACTTTTTAATATATGAATAATTTTCTTCTTTCAATATTCGTCATAGCATTTCCCCCAACCCCCGTTTCTCAAATCCTGTCTGTAATGctgatcaaatgaaaaaaaaaacacgatgataaaattaaaaaaacgaTGTTAAAAGACTCTGaggtgaataaataaaaacatttctgtggtgTGGATAATTTAAGGGAATTGTAGGGCAAAGGCTAAAACTATGTGAGCTCCTAAACAGAACCAAAGTAAATGCAATTGAATAAGTCTGTGCTCAACATTTTGTTGTATAACAACTTATATGGAGTGCACAATTATTCAACTGTGTACATATAATCTTATATATCAGCATGTTGATATttacacaacacagacaaatacattCTCCCAAGTTAAATATTactacaatgtttttttttttttccataaatgtAAGTCTTTTCCATTACAAGATTTCTCTTAAATGTTCATCAACGAATGTTTTGGTATTTGTATTCAAGTTTTTCTCGTATAACCAAACAGACAATCCTCTGTTGTCTTCTACAGTTAAATACATCACGAGAATAAACATCATGTTACAGCAAAGACCCGTTCCCGCCCCCTACAgacccctcccccccaccccaacacaTCCTGCTCCCCCGCTGGTCCTTCCCCATCCCAAGCCCCACCAGTTTCTGCCCTCCaggtctccctccctccgcctgTCAActcacagatacacaaacagacaaacagaggagtGTGGAAATGCAGGTGGTGGTCGAGAGCCACCCTCCAAAATCACAAGGTCACCCTGgggagaggaataaaaaaaagagggagagaggcggGAGACAGAAGGGGAGGAAAATGTTAAACTAACGAACGATcacatgatatatatatacagagcTCTGGTTAAACCATTATGGgattaaaagaaacaacatgatGATATTCTGGAAATCATAAGTAACCATGGTGATGCTAGAAAATGACAACAGTACTGTATTTATGTGATACACAGTTTGTTAATAGGTCAGTGTTATATTGTATATGCAGagcaaattcattttttgtgaAGTAAAAATGCTCTCTAAATATGTAAGATCCCTAACTATAAACTACTCTTTCATAATCTGTGTATGACGtgagcaggaagtcagtcaattGAAAGAACCTGGGATCTTCATGACATGTTAACGATACAATACAGTAATATAAGACAGGTGTTTGATTTTGGCCCGTGGTTGAACATAGTGTCAGTTTTGGCTCTCCAAGACAGAAAGTATTAGGGACCCCTGTTCTTGGACATTTAAAAGTCATGAAATCATAAGCGACAGTCGTATAAGTTGTAGTTTGATAAACACTGGGGctggccttaaaataatactgTGATATCTTTAAGCTATGCATGTAAACATGATATACATTATGATTCTTGAAATGTCCTCATGAGCACTTATTAGCACAATATCGTTAATGTCATGATATTGAAGGGATGACTGTTGGTAGAGGCAGAACTCGTCTTATCCAAGCTTGGGATAGAAGACACAATTTCTTGTTTAAAACAGAGCTGCAAAATCAATTTAGCAGAATTTATTGAACTACTTGACCACATCAGCTGTACTTTTGGTGTCTTGTAAATCCACGAGggccagaaaaataaaataaatgaaatcctGTCAGTAACTTCCCAGTACTTTTTGATTATGTGCTAAAGAAATAGCGAGCAAAATTCCCCTATGAAATTGAAATACTGACATTACTGTTAAGTAGATGTCCAGCAGGTTATTGCAAGAAGTAGGCGAGTTGTCAGCTTTTATCAGCAGGGATGTACCTGGTTCTTTTCACAAACCTGTGACTAGCGAAGGGACTCTTTTGGTTCTTTCTGTTTCAGAGCGATGGTTGGGGCTATAGACTTGcacaaacctcagtcagatAAAGGATCACTGAGCCAGGCAGACTGACATATTCAACTAAACAACCCCTCTTCCCCGGTGCTCACTCTGCTGCTAAGGAATGTAGACAAGGGGAATGCATTTTAGTTGTTTTGCTAACTTGAATTTGCCTACTGATTGTAAGCCTCACAAATCACTATTGTACAATTAACCCTTTAAACTGTGCTTGAAATGAAAGATCAGCTGAAATCATTACCTCAGCCTCTTCTAACCAGTCCTTATGTTCGACGTATTTTAACACTCACCATCCTTCAGCTGTGGTTTGGCTGGACAGGCTCACATTTGATTAGAGTAGGAggtgggctgctgctgctcgtagCCCTGGCTGTAACCTTGGTCCTCAGTGTAGCCTCCCTGCTGGCCGTACTCTGGCTGGTACCCTCCCTGGGAGCCGGCGTAGGGATCCTGCTGACCGTAGCCTTGCTGGCCAAAGGAATCGGGGGCGGGCTGCTTTTCCTGTGATGGGACGTATGTTCCGGAGAAGGCAGCCATCCAGCCGGTCTCCTTGAACACAAACCACAGGTTTCCTATCCACAGGATCAGGTTGATGAAGCCAAAAGCCTGTGGAGAAGAGAGGTGTTTAAAGATAGGTTCGTGTCATTTACTGTAAGTCTTTATATAGTTCAGATTCTCTGAAGAATCCGGGACCCACCACAGAGGTGTTGAGGCCGGAGACTTTGGGGTCGTAGACCTCACGGCAGCGATTCTCTGGCTCCTCACAGGCTGAGATGTAAGTAATGACTTTCTCCGGATCAGTGGCTGTTTTCACGTCTGACAGGCCTTTAGCCCACGCACATGAGGACACCAGCCAAAAGAAGGCAAATACCGCTGTCACAACGAAGTCctgccaacaaaaaaacacaaaacataatcaCCTTTAATACCAATAAAAACAACTAGTCATTTTAACACCTGCTGTAGGACTTGAATGCCAAGAAGGTGTGAGAGGTTTAAACAAACTCACGATCTGGGGCCCCTTGTTGTTCTCACGGTACTTCTCCAGTACGAAACAGTACGCAGAGAGGGCTGCCATTGAGTagaggaaggagaagacagCGATGGTGACAAAGAactcagctgaggaggagtaGTCCCCGACCAGGAATAGACGTTCGGGTTCCCCTGCCTTACAGGTGGGAGCATCAAAGTAAACCTGATGGAGCCTGAGAACGACggcaacacaaagagagagaaatgaaagagggACAAAAAGGTAAACGGAGACACAGTTCTCATATGTGAAACACCTTGTGAGATCACTGAGGAGGCAGTGTTTCTCTTGTATTTAAGATTCTTACAGTTTAACTGTGAATAACTATGTACACAGAAAGTCTGTTCTCCTGTCGATACATGTTTCATTTAACATATGTATACAcctttattatttataattccttgaaaatgtgattaaattgaactaaattgaattaaactgatgtgaaaatcaCTTTCATCCTTATGTTCTTGAATTGTAGgttactggaaaaaaatggcCTACAattctaatctaatctaataaaaaTCTAATCTTTTCAATGCTCATTTCAAAACTGGATCTTACTTTTGCTATAACAACCATCAAGTGTGGATTTACAGTTTGTAAGAGCCTACAGGTGtgtttttcatagtttttcTACATTTGTGACAGAGCGAACGACAGACTACGTACCTGAACGGATATTCAAATTCTACTTCTATGCCCAGGTCGCTCTCTGACCGGTTTTTACACTCCACGCTCATCTTGAACATGCCGGAGTAACTGCCACATGTCGAGAAGGCAAAGATTGCAAAGATCTGCGGGGAGAAAGTGGAAGAACAAAGACACGATGAGGATGTGACGACTCATCcagtgacacaaaacacacagagtgctTGTTTTGAATCCCACTGTCCTTCATATTGTATTCAACAGTTTAGAGATTGTAACTGTAAAGAGCTCCAGTGTAAAACGAGTGAAAGCTGCAGATTGTGCTCTCGCTCCTCGTCGTGTCTGAAGCATACTGAGTGATGCTCCACCGGAGAAATGCGCACAGAGTGCAAATCAATGCAGTGTCATCCCCAGATTACACAGCAGAGGCCGcacctgttgccatggttaacattaaaatgtattgctTTTTCTGCAgatgattattttctgtattttgtggtgaaacactgacattcagGAACACACCTCAAGTCTCGTACTGCAGCTCCTGCTCACAGCCTGGTGTAATGGCGCAAACAGACATGCGTGGAGATAATCtcacgcgctcacacacacacagattagacAAATGAGACTATTTTTACCACACCCTCCCTACGCCGCGGGCCAGATCCGATTGGATGGAAATCCAACTATTAATCCAATGGAGGTGCTCCACCATCTGTCACCAAATACTCTAATACAAGCTCCTGCGAAGCccgtcacaacacacacacacacacacacacacacacacacacacacacacacacacacacacacacatgcacacacacaggcacgtcACTTTCTTCCTATCTCTAGTACTGTCTAGTGGCTGCGGGCATCAACACACCAAACTATTTAGAGTAATCTGTTTGTTGGATTTACACACACCTGCTGCCGAAAGCGAGCCTTATTGTGATCGCTTCTACTCATCCTCCTCtctaatttgtgtttttattttctcgtGTCCTCTCCTAACAATTCAAacaccccctccccctcctcctcctgttgttaACACGTTTTAATAACCACGCAAATGACTGTAGATGACTGTGGCAGCATTACTGTGTGGGACTGCTGagaaacaacacagtttatcGTGCATTTTAAGCAATGAGCAGAGCtttggagtttaaaaaaaaaaacctgaaacacaaaaaaggttttatatTACTGTCACAATCTCGCTTGGAGATTTGGACGCTGATGTCACAAATCTCATTATGTAATACTTGTGGCTTCATTGCAGTTTTGTGCCTGCATGTCTGAACTGCACCTTGGACAGTCACAATGCCCATTTCATGTTATTATCTAATGTCAATACAGTCTGTTGTGTCAACCTTTAGAAGAAAATCGACTTATTTACATGTAGGTATTGGATGTTTAGAAATTTTGACCGAATGGTGGTGCTAAAACTTGTTGTGTGATCACAAGAGAGGAAAAATCAGCATCACCAAAGACATCATCTCACAAGATTCATCTCCTGCAAGCAATGAACAAAACTTTGTGCCAGTGCAacttattatcatcatcatttagtTAGATAGTTCGTTCTGGATCAGAGTCGTAGACCAAGAGGACCAGATAAATGGATCTGAAGAAGAGGCGGCATACCACAGCTAAGAGCTGTACTTTTATGGTGATAAATGAGTGGAAGGAGCGataaaagaggaggaggtggaggaggagagggccaGCCAGACTGAGAGAAGAAATGGTGGCACATGGAGTGTTAGGTGCCATGGTAACACTATTGGCAGCATGACACAGTGAGGAGGCAGAGGCTGGTCTCTAGCCCTCCTGGTATGCTGGATGGTTGTCAGCTCTTCTGTGCTGAGAAGATACACAATCTGACACGCTCAGACGCCAATGATTTGTCTACTGCTACTgcttttctctcactgtctgtgtgtctgtctgatccACGCGTCAATAAATCCAACTGTAGAGCAGGATGTCTCATGTGTCTGAGCGTATATAGATTTTTGAAGCAGATACTGATATTGATATCTgaaaggtacaaaaaaaatccatatatAATGTAACAGGAAACCATTTGTAGTATTTGACTTTTgagggatttgtttttttccagctgaaaaataaactttgctGTCTGGTGAGCAAACTATGtaacataaaaactgttttttgaatCATCTTTGGCATTTTAATAAGATGACATAATGTGCAATAAACTGATATTGTCTGAAATATAAGCCTGTACaatttatgtttctgtattCAATATTCTGTCATGATAGTGAAT
This window harbors:
- the sypb gene encoding synaptophysin b: MDVVNQLVAQGQFTIIKQPLGFIKILQWIFAIFAFSTCGSYSGMFKMSVECKNRSESDLGIEVEFEYPFRLHQVYFDAPTCKAGEPERLFLVGDYSSSAEFFVTIAVFSFLYSMAALSAYCFVLEKYRENNKGPQIDFVVTAVFAFFWLVSSCAWAKGLSDVKTATDPEKVITYISACEEPENRCREVYDPKVSGLNTSVAFGFINLILWIGNLWFVFKETGWMAAFSGTYVPSQEKQPAPDSFGQQGYGQQDPYAGSQGGYQPEYGQQGGYTEDQGYSQGYEQQQPTSYSNQM